GCTAGAAATCCTTGTTTAGATCACTATCACAGTCATCAATAGTTGTATCATCGCGTTATTTACTCATTGGTTACGCAAGCGCGATGATAAATAGGCGACTAGCCACATCAAAATCCCCTTACTACTCGCAATAGTAAGGGGATTTGATGCATAAATGCATGACATTTTTGTTTATTAAATTATAACACCATAATTATAGAGGAATTCAAAACTATGTTCTTACATTTATTTATGATTAACTCTGGCAGCCTTTTGATTGTATATCACTCTGCCTTCTTTTTCTAACGAAAGCTTATTGACTTTTTCTCTGCTATTAGTAATTACTACAATAACTGTAGTGTCTTTATTTAAATCACTCACTTTTGAACGATTCATTGTCGCAATTTTTTGACCTTGCTTGATTCGTTGACCTTGTTCTACAAATACTTCAAATACTTTTTCTTTAATATTTACCGTATCAATACCCATATGAACTAGAATCTCTAAACCACCTTCTGTTTCCAAACCAATTGCATGATTCGAATCAGAAACCAATGTAATTGTACCAGATATAGGCGCGCTCATCTCATCTGAAGATGGTAAGATAGCAAATCCTTCACCCATCATTCTTTGAGAAAACACTGGATCATTTACAGAAGAAAGCGCAATGAGCTCACCTTCAGTTACTGCATTTAATGTATTTGCTTTTTCTTCACTCATACCTTTCTCATCTTCAACAGAAGTTGCACTGACATTTACTGTGGCAACGTCTCCATCTTTTGGAATACCGAAAAGTTGTGTGAGTACAAATCCTAATACTAATACAAAAACGCCTAAAATAATATATGTTAATAGTTGGCTGAAATCATAAATGTACATTAATGGTGAAAGTATAACAGCTAACCCATATGAATTTGCTTGAATATTAAGTAAAGCTAATATACCTCCACCAACCGATGAACATAGTAGCATAATACCTAAAGCTTTAATGCCTGATCTTAATACGATACCAAATAGCGCAGGCTCACTTACGCCTAACAATTGGGTAATCGTTGCACTGATACCAGCTGTTTTAAATGCACTTTTTTTACTTCGTAATGATAACGCTAAGGTAACACCTGCATTGGAGAAGCCATACATCGCACATAAAGTGATTAATGGATTAAATCCTGTTGATGCTAGCAATGAAGTCTCTACAATAATGAACATGTGATGTAAGCCTGTCATAACTGCTAATGGGTAAAAGAATCCAATTAAGAGTCCACCAATACCAAATGGTAAACCGATAAACGTTTTAACAACGGATATGCCTCCACTTTCTATAATGTGGACGATGGGTCCCATTACAAATAATGAAAATGCCATGATAATTAAAATAACAAAGAAAGGTGTAAATATTAAATCTAGAGCATTTGGCATTACTTTTCTTAGTCGTTTTTCTACTTTTGCTCCGACAATACCCGCAAATAATGCAGTCAATATACTTCCTTGATAACCAACAATTGGGACAACGCCTGCCACCATAATAGGTTTTGCATCCCCACTTGCTACTTCATAAGCATTCGGCAATGCCGGAGACACCAACATTAATCCTATGAGAAAGCCAATAATCGGTGTTCCACCAAATGTCTTAAATGCACTCCACGCAATAAATGCTGGTAAAAAACTAAAAGCTGTATCTGTCAATACAGTTATTAACGTTTGAATCACACTCGGAATCATGTCAGGCGTCAATCCAAATAACGACAATACGGATTCATTAAAAATAACTCCTTTTAACCCTAGAAACAACCCTGTAGCACCAAGTACTGGGATAATAGGTACAAAGACATCAGCTAACAATCGAATCGCGTTTTGGAGCCTGCCTTGTTTCTTTTCTTTCATTTTTTCTTTCGTAACATTTTCAAATTCATACATTTTTGCCATTTCATCATGCACATTATTAACTATACCTGTACCTAAAATAATTTGATATTGTCCACCTGTATAAAATACCCCTTTGACTTCATCAATCTCTTCTATTTTTTCATCATCTATTTTTTTACGATCTATCACAGATAACCTTAATCTCGTTGCACAATGCGTTGCACTATCAATGTTATCCTCACCAATGACATCCACAATTTCTTCGGCTATTTTTTTATATTTATCATTTGTATTTCCCATTACTTTCACCCCTATGAAAAGAAGACTAAATCTTTATTTCTATTATTAATGCTTCATATGGTCTTAATTTAATCTTATTTTCTGTTTTTTCGACTGCTCCATAATTATCAAGAATCAACTCATAATTCGTATTTTTAATATCAATATCATTATGTTTATTTGATAAGTTTACAATTATCTGTAATTTTGTCGTCTGGTCATTTCTAAAATAACTGATAATATTTTCGTTTGTTTCTCTATGAGCTGTAAAATTGCCATATATCAATGTTTGACTATATTTAGAATGATTTCTGAGTTGAATAAGTTCTCTATAAAAATTCAATAATGAGCTTGAAGTATTTTCTTCAATTTGAACATTGATTGTTTTATAGTTTTCGATGAGATCAATCCAAGGCTTCGTTTTAGAAAACCCACCAAATTTTTGATCATTCCATGGTAATGGTGTTCTAGTGTTATCACGACTACGTAAATTAACAAATTCCATTGCTTGTTCTTCGGTAAACCCCTCTTCTATAGAACGGTGGAAATTATCGATACTTGATATATCATTAAACTGATCTATAGATTGGCGTTCGAAATTAGTCATTCCTAGCTCTTGCCCTTGATATATAAATGGTGTACCTCTTAAGAAAAAGTACAACATGGCAATTGCGCTACCACCCACGAAATTTTGATATGATGGGTCTTTTACTAATTTGGATAGTGCACGAGGTTGATCGTGATTCTCTATGAAATTGGCTCCCCATCCAACTTTTTGGATAGCTTCTTGACTTTCAAATAAAAGCTTTTTATATTCTTCAGTTGTCCAGTTTGTGCGTTTAAACCAATCACTACCAGATTCGACATCAATATCTGTATATTTAAAATCAAATATCATTGAAAAATACCCATCTTCACCAATAAAATCGGTTAATTCATCATAATTGACACCAGGTGCCTCACCAACGGTAATACAATCAAATTTTTCGAAGGTTTGTTGTTTAAGTTCTTTTAAAAATAATTCAATACCTGGTCTATTTCTTGTCTTATGTTTACACGTTACTAAACCGTCATTACCATCTGCTGTTAGACTTTCAAAATCTTGATCCTTTTTCAAAAATGTAATTGAATCAATACGAAAACCAGCTAATCCTTTCCTTAACCACCAATTAATCATATGATATATTTCTTCTCTTAATTTTGGATTTTCAAAATTTAAGTCTGGTTGTTTTTTATCAAAAACATGCATATAATACATATCTTCACCTACTACTTTTTCCCAGACACTTCCTCCAAATATGGATCTCCAATTATTAGGCGGCGCGCCATTTACACCTTCTTTGAAAATATAATAATCCCTATAAGGACTTGCTGGATCATTGAGGGCGGCCTCAAACCATTCATGTTCATCCGAAGTGTGATTTACTACCAAATCTAACATGATTTTTATGTCGTATTGTTTTGCTTTATTTAGTAACGTTTCCAAATCATTTAAACTGCCAAATTCACTGTTAATATCTTTATAATCAGAAATATCATACCCGTTATCCACCATAGGTGATTTGAAAATCGGACATATCCAAATCATTGTGATTCCTAAACTATTTAAATAAGGTAATTTTTCTATAATACCGTTTATATCGCCGACACCATCATTATTTGTATCTTTAAAACTCCTTGGATAAATTTGATAGATTACTTCTTTTTGCCACCATTGTACGTTCATTGTTATCCTCCTCTATGGTATCGATACCATATATTGTAAAATATTTAGAACAGCTATAGATATTTAAGCTGTTCTTTTGTTTATACTGATGCTCTTTCCACTATTTTCAGTTTCAATTTATCTATATCAATATCATATTTTTTACCATCTAATAAACTCATGAGTAAGTGCGTTGCTTCTTGTCCAATCGCTTCCACTGGTTGAGCTACAGTTGTAATAGGTACACTTATCATTGAAGAAAAAGGTTGATCGTCATATCCCATTACAGCAACGTCAATCGGTACATTTAAACCATTAGCTTCAAATGTTTGAATTATACCTGCCGCGACTTCATCACTTCCTGCAAAAATAGCACTCGGTCTACTCTTCTGGGACATCGCAATGACAGTAGAAGCTATATGCTTTCCATCATCAATTGTGTGTATATTTGTATAAATACGCTCAGTATTTAATTCAATATGATTATCTTCTAATGCCTTGATATAGCCTTTATCTCGGGAAGATCCATGTTTTGTTTTGGAAAAATGTCCTCCCGTACAGTAAGCAATATCCGTATACCCCTTATTCAATAAAAATTGAATCGCATGGTACGTTGCTTGCTCCTGTTCAGTACCGATGGTAGGTATATTAGAGTGTGCCAATGATTTGTCACCGATTAACACAATTTGTCCATATTTTTGATATTGCTTAATCACTGATACATCGTTTTCCAAAGAGGCCATAATGATACCATCAATATTTTTTTGCTTTAACATATCTAATAAACGCAATTCTTCATCCACATCATCATAAGATTGCATTATTAATGTATGATAAGGTGTTTGTTTAACTACTTTATCAATAGCGTCTATAAGGTAAGAGAAAAATGGATTCGTTATTCTAGAAACAATTACACCAATCGTAAATGTTTTATTAGCACGTAATTGAGTTGCTGAAGAATTAGGCATATAATCTAATTCAGACATTGCATCTTTTATTTTTGCCTTTTTATCATCAGAAATATAAGGATGATTATTTAAATAACGTGAAACGGTAGTTACTGACAATCCAGCATGATTCGCAACATCTTTAATTGTAGCCAT
The genomic region above belongs to Staphylococcus durrellii and contains:
- a CDS encoding type I toxin-antitoxin system Fst family toxin translates to MTITVINSCIIALFTHWLRKRDDK
- a CDS encoding PTS beta-glucoside transporter subunit IIBCA; its protein translation is MGNTNDKYKKIAEEIVDVIGEDNIDSATHCATRLRLSVIDRKKIDDEKIEEIDEVKGVFYTGGQYQIILGTGIVNNVHDEMAKMYEFENVTKEKMKEKKQGRLQNAIRLLADVFVPIIPVLGATGLFLGLKGVIFNESVLSLFGLTPDMIPSVIQTLITVLTDTAFSFLPAFIAWSAFKTFGGTPIIGFLIGLMLVSPALPNAYEVASGDAKPIMVAGVVPIVGYQGSILTALFAGIVGAKVEKRLRKVMPNALDLIFTPFFVILIIMAFSLFVMGPIVHIIESGGISVVKTFIGLPFGIGGLLIGFFYPLAVMTGLHHMFIIVETSLLASTGFNPLITLCAMYGFSNAGVTLALSLRSKKSAFKTAGISATITQLLGVSEPALFGIVLRSGIKALGIMLLCSSVGGGILALLNIQANSYGLAVILSPLMYIYDFSQLLTYIILGVFVLVLGFVLTQLFGIPKDGDVATVNVSATSVEDEKGMSEEKANTLNAVTEGELIALSSVNDPVFSQRMMGEGFAILPSSDEMSAPISGTITLVSDSNHAIGLETEGGLEILVHMGIDTVNIKEKVFEVFVEQGQRIKQGQKIATMNRSKVSDLNKDTTVIVVITNSREKVNKLSLEKEGRVIYNQKAARVNHK
- a CDS encoding alpha-glucosidase translates to MNVQWWQKEVIYQIYPRSFKDTNNDGVGDINGIIEKLPYLNSLGITMIWICPIFKSPMVDNGYDISDYKDINSEFGSLNDLETLLNKAKQYDIKIMLDLVVNHTSDEHEWFEAALNDPASPYRDYYIFKEGVNGAPPNNWRSIFGGSVWEKVVGEDMYYMHVFDKKQPDLNFENPKLREEIYHMINWWLRKGLAGFRIDSITFLKKDQDFESLTADGNDGLVTCKHKTRNRPGIELFLKELKQQTFEKFDCITVGEAPGVNYDELTDFIGEDGYFSMIFDFKYTDIDVESGSDWFKRTNWTTEEYKKLLFESQEAIQKVGWGANFIENHDQPRALSKLVKDPSYQNFVGGSAIAMLYFFLRGTPFIYQGQELGMTNFERQSIDQFNDISSIDNFHRSIEEGFTEEQAMEFVNLRSRDNTRTPLPWNDQKFGGFSKTKPWIDLIENYKTINVQIEENTSSSLLNFYRELIQLRNHSKYSQTLIYGNFTAHRETNENIISYFRNDQTTKLQIIVNLSNKHNDIDIKNTNYELILDNYGAVEKTENKIKLRPYEALIIEIKI
- a CDS encoding LacI family DNA-binding transcriptional regulator → MATIKDVANHAGLSVTTVSRYLNNHPYISDDKKAKIKDAMSELDYMPNSSATQLRANKTFTIGVIVSRITNPFFSYLIDAIDKVVKQTPYHTLIMQSYDDVDEELRLLDMLKQKNIDGIIMASLENDVSVIKQYQKYGQIVLIGDKSLAHSNIPTIGTEQEQATYHAIQFLLNKGYTDIAYCTGGHFSKTKHGSSRDKGYIKALEDNHIELNTERIYTNIHTIDDGKHIASTVIAMSQKSRPSAIFAGSDEVAAGIIQTFEANGLNVPIDVAVMGYDDQPFSSMISVPITTVAQPVEAIGQEATHLLMSLLDGKKYDIDIDKLKLKIVERASV